The DNA window CAGAGCCCCGATGAGTGGCTGGTCGACGGTGGCTATCCGGCCCATGACCAATTGGATCGCGCCGGCGCGCACACCTTAGTCTACGCTCCGGTGCCCAAACCGAAAGATGCCGCCACCGACCCGCATGTCGCCAAGGACGGCGACAGCGCCGCCGTCGGCGCCTGGCGTGAACGCATGGGAACGGACGCGGCCAAGGCGATCTACAAAAAGCGGGCAGCCACCGCCGAATGCGTCAACGCCCAGGCGCGCGAACGCGGCCTGACCCGACTGCGGGTGCGTGGTGCCGCCAAAGTCCGCTGTGTGCTCCTGCTGCATGCCCTCGCCCACAATCTCATGCGTACACTCGCCTTGGCGCCGAGTCTGCTGGGCGACGGGAAAGGCGCGTCTAGCGGAACCACAGTAACCGCATAAGGCACTGATTATAAATAATGTCGTCGGTTTCGGCGCGAATTCTGCCGATCTCTGCCGATCTCTGCCGATTGATCGCCCCATTTCCCGATGATGGCTTCCTCTCCGCCTCGCGGCTCTGCGCGCAGCACAAAGGGCAGCGCTGTCGCCATCACTGGGCGAAAATCGATTTCTTCACAACCTCTCAGAGGAAGGGCGACGCTGATACATCGGTACCCGCTAATGTTAGCAGCGCTTGATGCGATTGCCCTGCCCTCTTTGCCGCGCTGGTCATGATCGCGAATCACGCGGGCACCTTTGTGCCTACCGCCGCGCAACTGGTCGGCCTCGATGGCCTGGCGATCGGGCTCCTGCTGGTCGGACTGGGCGTCAAGGCGGGCATGGTCCCGCTGCATCTCTGGCTGCCGCTCGCGCATCCGGCGGCGCCGATCGCCGCGAGCGCCGTGCTCAGCGGCACTATGATCAAGGTCGCCATCCTGGGCTGGCTGCGTTTCCTGCCGGTCGGCGCGGTGGCGCTCGCCGACTGGGGCGCCTGGCTGAGCGCGGTTGGTCTGCTGACCATGTTCTTCGCCCTGCCGATCGGCATGACGCAGTCGGATCCGAAGGTCATCCTCGCCTATTCGAGTGTCAGCAAGATGGGTCTGCTGATGCTGCTGCTGGGTTTGATCCTGAGCGACCCGGCATTGGCCCCGGTTGGCATTGCCGCCATCACCCTCTATGCGGCGTATCATGCGCTGGTCAAGGGCGGTCTCTTTCTCGGCGTGGGGTTGCGCAAGTCCGCCGCGCTCGCGCAACCGCTGGTGCTTGGCGGATTGGTCATCCTCGCGCTGGCGCTCGCCGGCGCGCCGCTGACCAGCGGTGCTGTGACGAAATATGGCATCAAGCCGCTGCTCGATGCCGCCAACTGGACCTGGCTGGCGGCGGCGGTCGCCTTGTCCGCAGTCGCGACCACCCTGTTGATGGCGCGCTTCCTCTGGATCAGCGTCCGATCCGCAGTCGGGCTATGCCTGGCCCAGCGCGCCTGGGCGCTGCTGATCACCCTGGTCCTGCTCTTTCCCTTCCTGCTGGGCAAACCAGGCGGCCTGGCTCACCAATGCGGCAACCCTGGGGGCCGGGGTCGGCATCGCCGTCGTCATCGGCGCACTGGCCATGCGCTATCCGAACTGGTTCAAGCGGCTGATCGGTCCGATTTCCCCCGGCGATCTGCTGGTGCTGGCCACGCCGCTGCCGCGCGTCCTGGTGTGGCTCGGGCAGACCCTCTGGCGTCCCTGGAGCCGGCTTTATGGCAGGCTCGAACGCGTTGCGACCGATGTCTACAGCCTGATCTTTGACCAACCGGTGGGCGACGCCGAGCAGCGTCTGCGCGAGTGGCCGGTGGCGGGTAAGCTCTGGCTGGGGATAACGGCGATGCTCTTCCTGTTCGTGATCGCGGGGACGCCTGGGCCTTCGGGAACCCCAAGCCGAGCGAGTCTGGAGGCGGAAACGGCCGCTCGACCGGAGGCTCCGGGAACCCTGATCCCCGATTTATCGACCGACCCCGCGGCGCCAGGCGATTCGCTTGTCATGCCGGGTGAGGCGGGCGTCGACAGCGCGGAACAGTTGGACGCAGCGCCCGTGCTGGAAACGGCCGGCGCGGACTTGGCGTCCGCGCCTGATGTCAGTGAAGACGCAAACGCGGACGCGGCAAGTGACGGCGGTGAATCCTTCGACATGGCCGATGAGGCCGAGCCAGATCCAGCGCGCTCCGGCGACATCCCGCTCTGCGATCCAGCGGCTCCCTTCGTCTTCGCCAGTCGCACGGACCCTGCCGATACCATCG is part of the Thiocystis violascens DSM 198 genome and encodes:
- a CDS encoding proton-conducting transporter membrane subunit; its protein translation is MIANHAGTFVPTAAQLVGLDGLAIGLLLVGLGVKAGMVPLHLWLPLAHPAAPIAASAVLSGTMIKVAILGWLRFLPVGAVALADWGAWLSAVGLLTMFFALPIGMTQSDPKVILAYSSVSKMGLLMLLLGLILSDPALAPVGIAAITLYAAYHALVKGGLFLGVGLRKSAALAQPLVLGGLVILALALAGAPLTSGAVTKYGIKPLLDAANWTWLAAAVALSAVATTLLMARFLWISVRSAVGLCLAQRAWALLITLVLLFPFLLGKPGGLAHQCGNPGGRGRHRRRHRRTGHALSELVQAADRSDFPRRSAGAGHAAAARPGVARADPLASLEPALWQARTRCDRCLQPDL